A part of Streptomyces sp. NBC_00557 genomic DNA contains:
- a CDS encoding DUF2469 domain-containing protein, with protein sequence MSAEDLEKYETEMELKLYREYRDVVGLFKYVIETERRFYLTNDYEMQVHSVQGEVFFEVSMADAWVWDMYRPARFVKQVRVLTFKDVNIEELNKSDLELPGG encoded by the coding sequence ATGAGCGCCGAGGACCTCGAGAAGTACGAGACCGAGATGGAGCTGAAGCTCTACCGGGAGTACCGAGATGTCGTCGGTCTGTTCAAATACGTGATCGAGACCGAGCGGCGTTTCTACCTCACCAACGACTACGAGATGCAGGTGCACTCGGTGCAGGGCGAGGTGTTCTTCGAGGTGTCGATGGCGGATGCCTGGGTGTGGGACATGTACCGGCCGGCGCGCTTCGTGAAGCAGGTCAGGGTGCTCACGTTCAAGGATGTGAACATCGAGGAGCTGAACAAGAGCGATCTCGAGCTTCCGGGCGGCTGA
- the trmD gene encoding tRNA (guanosine(37)-N1)-methyltransferase TrmD, with product MRLDVVTIFPEYLEPLNVSLVGKARARGQLDVRVHDLRDWTYDRHHTVDDTPYGGGPGMVMKTEPWGDALDTILADGYESGDRAPALIVPTPSGRPFTQELAVELSERPWLIFTPARYEGIDRRVMDEYATRVPVYEVSIGDYVLAGGEAAVLVITEAVARLLPGVLGNADSHRDDSFAPGAMASLLEGPVYTKPPVWRGRDIPEVLLSGHHGRIARWRRDEALRRTTANRPDLIERCDPKAFDKKDREMLSILGWEPDPAGEPYGRFWRRAEGVEE from the coding sequence ATGAGGCTCGACGTCGTCACGATCTTCCCCGAGTACCTGGAACCCCTGAACGTCTCCCTCGTCGGCAAGGCACGCGCGCGTGGACAGCTCGACGTACGGGTGCACGACCTGCGGGACTGGACGTACGACCGGCACCACACGGTCGACGACACACCGTACGGAGGCGGCCCCGGCATGGTCATGAAGACCGAGCCCTGGGGCGACGCCCTGGACACGATCCTCGCCGACGGCTACGAGAGCGGCGACCGGGCCCCCGCGCTGATCGTGCCCACCCCGAGCGGCCGGCCCTTCACCCAGGAACTCGCCGTGGAGCTCTCCGAGCGCCCCTGGCTGATCTTCACACCCGCCCGCTACGAGGGCATCGACCGGCGCGTCATGGACGAGTACGCCACGCGCGTGCCCGTCTACGAGGTCTCCATCGGCGACTACGTCCTCGCCGGCGGAGAGGCGGCCGTCCTGGTCATCACGGAGGCCGTGGCGCGGCTGCTGCCCGGCGTCCTCGGCAACGCCGACTCCCACCGCGACGACTCCTTCGCGCCCGGCGCGATGGCGAGCCTCCTCGAAGGCCCCGTCTACACCAAGCCGCCCGTGTGGCGCGGCCGGGACATCCCCGAGGTGCTGCTCAGCGGCCACCACGGCAGGATCGCCCGCTGGCGCCGCGACGAGGCCCTCAGGCGTACGACCGCCAACCGGCCGGACCTGATCGAGCGCTGCGACCCCAAGGCCTTCGACAAGAAGGACCGCGAGATGCTCTCCATCCTGGGCTGGGAGCCGGACCCGGCGGGCGAGCCGTACGGGCGATTTTGGCGGCGGGCCGAGGGCGTGGAAGAATAG
- the lepB gene encoding signal peptidase I gives MGNRGKPRGVPGSPADNLLPTGARRTSAPGGGRTRAERRKLQRKVKRKRRRSAVREIPLLVGVAVLIALVLKTFLVQAFVIPSGSMEQTIRIGDRVLVDKLTPWFGAKPQRGDVVVFHDPGGWLADEQTTKKHDPVVVKQLKEGLTFIGLLPSDNEKDLIKRVIGVGGDHVKCCDKQGRVTVNGVPLTEGGYIYPGDAPSAQPFDITVPKGRLWVMGDHRGNSADSRFHQDTPYGGTVAESSVVGRAVAIGWPIGHWTRLQEPKTFASVGHSGSGTTAGPRLSHRVASENPNGTTQLPTPAELPLVMGVVGLRRMRRGRRSRVRSWRGGCGGWRTVGARRRRAPRAPRGRERPPAGRCHDLRE, from the coding sequence ATGGGTAACCGCGGCAAACCGCGCGGGGTGCCCGGCAGCCCCGCGGACAACCTGCTGCCCACCGGCGCGCGCCGCACCTCGGCGCCCGGCGGCGGCCGTACGCGCGCGGAGCGGCGGAAACTCCAGCGCAAGGTCAAACGCAAGCGCAGGCGTTCGGCCGTTCGGGAGATCCCTCTTCTGGTCGGCGTCGCCGTCCTCATAGCCCTGGTGCTGAAGACGTTCCTCGTCCAGGCGTTCGTGATCCCGTCCGGCTCGATGGAGCAGACGATCCGGATCGGCGACCGGGTCCTGGTCGACAAGCTCACCCCGTGGTTCGGCGCCAAGCCGCAGCGCGGGGACGTCGTCGTCTTCCACGACCCGGGCGGCTGGCTGGCCGACGAGCAGACGACCAAGAAACACGACCCGGTCGTCGTCAAGCAGCTCAAGGAAGGCCTCACCTTCATCGGCCTGCTGCCGTCCGACAACGAGAAGGACCTGATCAAGCGGGTGATCGGGGTCGGCGGCGACCATGTGAAGTGCTGCGACAAGCAGGGCCGCGTCACCGTCAACGGCGTACCGCTCACCGAGGGCGGCTACATCTATCCGGGTGACGCCCCTTCGGCCCAGCCCTTCGACATCACCGTCCCCAAGGGCCGGCTGTGGGTCATGGGCGATCACCGGGGCAACTCCGCGGATTCCCGGTTCCACCAGGACACGCCGTACGGCGGCACGGTGGCCGAGAGCTCGGTGGTCGGCCGGGCCGTCGCCATCGGCTGGCCGATCGGCCACTGGACACGCCTCCAGGAACCTAAAACCTTCGCAAGCGTCGGCCACTCCGGGTCGGGTACGACGGCTGGTCCCCGACTGTCGCATAGGGTTGCCTCCGAGAATCCGAACGGAACGACCCAGCTCCCGACCCCTGCGGAACTCCCGCTCGTTATGGGAGTGGTGGGCCTGCGCCGTATGCGGCGCGGGCGGCGGAGCAGAGTAAGGAGTTGGCGTGGGGGATGTGGCGGTTGGCGCACGGTCGGGGCACGACGGCGAAGAGCACCGCGGGCACCCCGTGGACGAGAACGCCCCCCTGCCGGACGGTGCCATGACCTCAGGGAATGA
- a CDS encoding RNA-binding protein, whose product MLEEALEHLVKGIVDNPDDVQVASRNLRRGRVLEVRVHPDDLGKVIGRNGRTARALRTVVGAIGGRGVRVDLVDVDHVR is encoded by the coding sequence ATGCTCGAAGAGGCGCTTGAGCACCTCGTGAAGGGCATCGTCGACAACCCTGACGATGTGCAGGTCGCCTCGCGCAACCTGCGCCGCGGGCGCGTGCTCGAGGTCCGGGTCCACCCGGACGACCTCGGCAAGGTGATCGGCCGCAACGGCCGTACCGCGCGCGCTCTGCGCACCGTCGTGGGCGCCATCGGCGGTCGCGGCGTCCGTGTCGACCTCGTCGACGTGGACCACGTCCGCTGA
- the lepB gene encoding signal peptidase I, with protein sequence MSGESRQGLGQRLSGVAVALGLVLFLGGFAWAAVTYRPYTVPTSSMTPTIDAGDRVLAQKVDGGEVRRGDVVVFEDKSWVTNAKVVKRVVAVGGDTVSCCTDGKLTVDGKQIDEPYLPQGSLAEIKNFPTVTVPKGRLFLLGDERQGSLDSTAHLTDAAKGTVSRDAVTARVDAVIWPWKGSLKRPTGFETLGALSRPGPLSTIELLIVAGAVLVLAGGAYGPIAKRMGRSRARTARPEAAGVR encoded by the coding sequence ATGAGTGGTGAGAGCAGGCAAGGGCTCGGACAGCGGCTGTCCGGGGTGGCGGTGGCGCTGGGTCTGGTGCTGTTCCTCGGCGGGTTCGCCTGGGCCGCGGTGACCTATCGGCCGTACACCGTGCCCACCAGCTCCATGACGCCCACGATCGACGCCGGCGACCGGGTGCTGGCGCAGAAGGTCGACGGCGGCGAGGTGCGGCGCGGTGACGTCGTCGTCTTCGAGGACAAGAGCTGGGTCACCAACGCCAAGGTGGTCAAGCGGGTCGTCGCGGTCGGCGGCGACACCGTCTCGTGCTGCACCGACGGCAAGCTGACCGTCGACGGCAAGCAGATCGACGAGCCCTACCTGCCCCAGGGCAGCCTGGCCGAGATCAAGAACTTCCCCACGGTGACCGTGCCCAAGGGCCGGCTGTTCCTCCTCGGCGACGAACGCCAGGGTTCGCTGGACTCCACGGCCCATCTGACCGACGCGGCCAAGGGCACGGTCTCCCGGGACGCCGTGACCGCCCGCGTGGACGCCGTGATCTGGCCCTGGAAGGGCTCGCTCAAGCGCCCCACCGGCTTCGAAACCCTCGGCGCCCTCTCCCGGCCCGGCCCGCTGTCCACGATCGAGCTGCTGATCGTCGCCGGTGCCGTCCTGGTGCTGGCCGGCGGCGCCTACGGCCCCATCGCCAAGCGCATGGGCCGTTCCCGCGCCCGTACCGCCCGCCCGGAGGCGGCAGGTGTCCGCTGA
- the rpsP gene encoding 30S ribosomal protein S16 — MAVKIKLKRLGKIRSPHYRIVVADSRTRRDGRAIEEIGKYHPTYNPSVIEVDAERVAYWLGVGAQPTEPVLAILKKTGDWQKFKGEPAPAPLLTAEPKPARPSFEALGGDDEGKGEAITQKKKAEKKDEAAAESESTEA, encoded by the coding sequence GTGGCAGTCAAGATCAAGCTGAAGCGTCTGGGCAAGATCCGTTCGCCTCACTACCGCATCGTCGTCGCCGACTCCCGCACCCGCCGTGACGGCCGGGCGATCGAGGAGATCGGCAAGTACCACCCGACCTACAACCCGTCGGTCATCGAGGTGGACGCCGAGCGTGTGGCGTACTGGCTCGGTGTCGGCGCTCAGCCGACGGAGCCCGTGCTCGCCATTCTGAAGAAGACCGGCGACTGGCAGAAGTTCAAGGGCGAGCCGGCCCCCGCGCCGCTGCTCACCGCCGAGCCGAAGCCGGCCCGTCCGTCGTTCGAGGCGCTCGGCGGTGACGACGAGGGCAAGGGTGAGGCGATCACCCAGAAGAAGAAGGCTGAGAAGAAGGACGAGGCGGCTGCCGAGTCCGAGTCGACCGAGGCCTGA
- a CDS encoding SAM-dependent methyltransferase, producing the protein MLVPLYEAVHERLEVGPGTRLLGLRCGAGLALLLAAGRGAEVTGVDAASPERLALARERLLPGASRGAHGNTVTGRGKDDGRRHVPHGAGGSTAAGRPGDDGGRGREPRGGSGAGAGGESGPRGGNGSGADGRTRARAAQLVGGSPRDAAGPEDSPYTLVTVFEPIGCLAGDSEGLGELLADALPLAARGAAVVLAGWGPPERCATSSVLRVATKLADPLRSARSWRPARRDDLEEVAQRAGLKPDGSGRVACPFGYADTDSAVRGLLSTGLFDAAIAATDAKQVDKELTEALHPYRRADGTVWMPNVFRYLVARVP; encoded by the coding sequence ATGCTGGTTCCGCTCTACGAAGCCGTCCACGAACGACTCGAAGTGGGCCCCGGCACCCGGCTGCTGGGCCTGCGCTGCGGCGCCGGGCTCGCCCTGCTGCTGGCGGCCGGCAGAGGGGCCGAGGTCACCGGTGTCGACGCCGCCTCCCCCGAGCGGCTCGCCCTCGCCCGCGAGCGGCTGCTGCCGGGCGCCTCGCGCGGCGCGCACGGGAACACTGTCACCGGGCGCGGGAAGGACGACGGACGCCGGCACGTGCCGCACGGCGCGGGCGGGAGCACGGCCGCTGGGCGGCCCGGGGACGACGGCGGGCGCGGGCGGGAGCCGCGCGGCGGGAGCGGGGCCGGTGCGGGCGGTGAGTCCGGTCCGCGGGGCGGGAACGGGAGCGGTGCGGACGGCCGTACACGCGCGCGTGCCGCGCAGCTCGTCGGCGGCTCGCCCCGTGACGCGGCCGGCCCGGAGGACTCCCCCTACACCCTGGTGACCGTCTTCGAGCCGATCGGCTGCCTCGCGGGCGACTCCGAGGGGCTCGGTGAGCTGCTGGCCGACGCGCTGCCGCTGGCCGCGCGCGGGGCCGCCGTGGTGCTGGCCGGCTGGGGGCCGCCGGAGCGCTGCGCCACCTCCTCGGTGCTGCGGGTGGCGACGAAACTGGCCGATCCCTTGCGCAGCGCGCGCAGCTGGCGGCCCGCCCGGCGGGACGATCTGGAGGAGGTCGCGCAGCGGGCGGGGCTGAAACCGGACGGCTCGGGGCGGGTGGCCTGTCCGTTCGGGTACGCCGACACCGACAGCGCGGTACGGGGGCTGCTGTCGACCGGCCTGTTCGACGCGGCGATCGCGGCCACGGACGCCAAGCAGGTCGACAAGGAGCTGACGGAGGCCCTGCACCCGTACCGGCGCGCCGACGGGACCGTGTGGATGCCGAACGTCTTCCGTTACCTCGTCGCGCGCGTGCCCTAG
- the rplS gene encoding 50S ribosomal protein L19, translating to MSHLLDSVDAASLRSDIPAFRPGDTVNVHVRVIEGNRSRVQQFKGVVIRRQGSGVRETFTVRKVSFSVGVERTFPVHTPIVEKIELVTKGDVRRAKLYYLRDLRGKAAKIKEKRES from the coding sequence ATGTCTCACCTGCTCGACTCCGTCGACGCCGCGTCGCTGCGCAGCGACATCCCGGCCTTCCGCCCGGGCGACACCGTCAACGTCCACGTCCGCGTCATCGAGGGCAACCGCTCCCGTGTGCAGCAGTTCAAGGGCGTGGTGATCCGTCGCCAGGGCTCCGGTGTCCGCGAGACCTTCACGGTCCGCAAGGTCTCGTTCTCCGTCGGCGTCGAGCGCACCTTCCCGGTGCACACCCCGATCGTCGAGAAGATCGAGCTGGTCACCAAGGGTGACGTGCGCCGCGCCAAGCTGTACTACCTCCGTGACCTGCGCGGCAAGGCCGCCAAGATCAAGGAGAAGCGCGAGAGCTGA
- a CDS encoding YifB family Mg chelatase-like AAA ATPase codes for MGFARTCSVALVGVEGVVVEVQAGLEPGVAAFTLVGLPDKSLTESRDRVRAAVVNSGGEWPQKKLTVGLSPASVPKAGSGFDLAVACAVLGAAERIDPRVLADIVMIGELGLDGRVRPVRGILPAVLAAADAGYEQVVVPECAAAEASLVPGVSVLGVRSLRQLVAVLTEEPVPDEEPGEQGRPDPLLAGLRVPGAGAATGMHSVGAAQHESDHDLADVVGQTSARTAVEVAAAGGHHLLLEGPPGAGKTMLAERLPTVLPRLTREESLEVTAVHSVAGLLPPGKPLIDAAPYCAPHHSATMQSLVGGGPGVARPGAVSLAHRGVLFLDEAPEFHSQTLDALRQPLESGHVVIARSAGVVRFPARFLMVLAANPCPCGRFSQRDSLCECPPSAIRRYQSRLSGPLLDRVDLRVEVDPVTRAQLTDPHARGESTATVAERVRKARERAAARLAGTPWRTNSEVPGRELRSRYHPLPGAMDEAERSLERGVLTARGIDRVLRVAWTVADLVGHDRPDATDVAVALQLRTGVPRGVPMAIGALT; via the coding sequence ATGGGCTTCGCCCGCACCTGCTCGGTCGCCCTGGTCGGCGTGGAAGGCGTCGTCGTCGAGGTCCAGGCCGGCCTGGAACCCGGCGTCGCCGCGTTCACCCTGGTAGGCCTCCCGGACAAAAGCCTGACCGAAAGCCGCGACCGGGTACGGGCGGCGGTGGTGAACTCGGGCGGCGAATGGCCGCAGAAGAAGCTCACCGTCGGTCTCAGTCCGGCGTCGGTGCCCAAAGCCGGATCCGGCTTCGACCTCGCCGTCGCCTGCGCGGTGCTCGGCGCCGCCGAACGGATCGATCCGCGTGTCCTCGCGGACATCGTCATGATCGGGGAGCTGGGGCTGGACGGCCGGGTCCGGCCGGTCCGCGGCATCCTGCCGGCCGTCCTCGCCGCCGCCGACGCCGGGTACGAACAAGTCGTCGTACCCGAGTGCGCCGCCGCCGAGGCCTCCCTGGTCCCGGGCGTCTCGGTGCTCGGTGTCCGGAGCCTGCGCCAGCTCGTCGCGGTCCTCACCGAGGAGCCCGTGCCCGATGAGGAACCCGGCGAGCAGGGCCGCCCGGACCCTCTTCTCGCCGGCCTGCGCGTGCCGGGCGCCGGCGCGGCCACCGGCATGCACAGCGTCGGCGCCGCACAGCACGAGTCTGATCACGACCTGGCGGACGTCGTGGGCCAGACCTCGGCGCGTACGGCCGTGGAGGTCGCCGCCGCGGGAGGACACCACCTGCTGCTCGAGGGGCCGCCCGGAGCGGGCAAGACCATGCTCGCCGAGCGGCTGCCCACCGTCCTTCCCCGGCTCACCAGGGAGGAGTCGCTGGAGGTCACCGCGGTGCACTCGGTGGCCGGACTGCTCCCGCCGGGCAAGCCGCTCATCGACGCGGCGCCCTACTGCGCCCCGCACCACTCGGCCACGATGCAGTCCCTGGTCGGCGGCGGCCCCGGCGTCGCACGGCCCGGGGCGGTCTCCCTCGCCCATCGAGGCGTGCTGTTCCTGGACGAGGCACCCGAGTTCCACAGCCAGACGCTGGACGCCCTGCGGCAGCCGCTGGAGTCGGGGCACGTCGTCATCGCGCGCAGCGCGGGCGTCGTCCGGTTCCCGGCACGCTTCCTCATGGTGCTGGCGGCCAATCCCTGCCCCTGCGGACGCTTCTCGCAGCGCGACTCCCTGTGCGAGTGCCCGCCGTCGGCGATCCGCCGTTACCAGTCCCGGCTCTCCGGTCCGCTGCTGGACCGGGTGGATCTGCGCGTCGAGGTCGATCCGGTCACCCGGGCCCAGCTCACCGACCCCCACGCCCGGGGCGAGTCCACCGCGACCGTGGCCGAGCGGGTACGCAAGGCCCGCGAGCGAGCGGCGGCCCGGCTGGCCGGAACCCCGTGGCGCACCAACAGCGAAGTGCCGGGCCGGGAGCTGCGCAGCAGGTACCACCCCCTGCCCGGCGCGATGGACGAGGCCGAGCGCAGCCTCGAACGGGGCGTGCTCACCGCCCGGGGCATCGACCGGGTGCTGCGCGTCGCCTGGACGGTCGCCGACCTCGTCGGACACGACCGCCCGGACGCGACCGACGTCGCGGTGGCCCTCCAGCTGCGCACCGGAGTCCCGCGAGGTGTGCCCATGGCCATCGGGGCCCTGACGTGA
- the lepB gene encoding signal peptidase I, producing MDTEAQPTGRDRSSHPDSPGPEERSRFALAARIAPWVPGGRITLTVLVCLVFLLLLNAFVVQPFQIPSGSMEQGLRIGDRVLVNKLAYRFGSRPRRGDVIVFDGTGYFGDADYIKRVVGVGGDHVVCCDKKGRIEVNGRAVDESSFLYPGDSPSSVPFDVVVPAGSLFVLGDHRSDSRDSRDHLGSPGGGMIPVGDVIGRADWILWPSGHFGHLTRPGAYARVPAAPAEGAHG from the coding sequence ATGGACACCGAAGCACAGCCGACGGGACGCGACCGTTCCTCCCACCCGGATTCCCCGGGCCCGGAGGAGCGGTCGCGTTTCGCGTTGGCGGCGCGGATCGCCCCCTGGGTGCCGGGCGGGCGGATCACCCTGACCGTCCTGGTCTGCCTGGTCTTTTTGCTGCTCCTCAACGCGTTCGTGGTGCAACCGTTCCAGATTCCGAGCGGATCCATGGAACAGGGGTTGAGGATCGGGGACCGCGTTCTCGTAAATAAGTTGGCATACCGTTTCGGTTCCCGGCCGCGCCGCGGCGATGTGATCGTGTTCGACGGAACCGGGTACTTCGGGGACGCCGACTACATCAAGCGCGTGGTCGGTGTGGGGGGAGACCATGTGGTCTGCTGCGACAAGAAGGGGAGGATCGAGGTGAACGGCCGCGCGGTCGACGAGTCGTCGTTCCTCTATCCCGGCGACAGCCCCTCCAGCGTGCCCTTCGACGTCGTCGTGCCCGCCGGCAGCCTGTTCGTCCTCGGCGACCACCGCAGCGACTCCAGGGACTCCCGCGACCACCTCGGCTCGCCCGGCGGCGGCATGATCCCGGTCGGCGACGTCATCGGCCGCGCCGACTGGATCCTGTGGCCGTCCGGCCACTTCGGGCACCTGACGCGTCCCGGCGCCTACGCGCGCGTGCCGGCGGCCCCGGCGGAGGGCGCGCATGGGTAA
- a CDS encoding NUDIX hydrolase yields MSADTAPAGAEPYPGGLRKVARVVLLDPQDRILLLHGHEPDDPADDWWFTPGGGLEGDETREEAALRELAEETGITDVALGPVLWRRVCSFPFAGRRWDQDEWYYLARTTQTATAAQALTELERRSVAGARWWTCQELTRAHETVYPTRLAELLRTLLDEGPPASPVTLDTEIA; encoded by the coding sequence GTGTCCGCTGACACCGCCCCGGCCGGCGCGGAGCCGTATCCGGGCGGCCTGCGCAAGGTGGCCCGAGTGGTCCTCCTCGACCCGCAGGACCGCATCCTCCTGCTGCACGGCCATGAGCCGGACGATCCGGCCGACGACTGGTGGTTCACCCCGGGCGGCGGTCTGGAGGGCGACGAGACGCGCGAAGAGGCCGCGCTGCGGGAACTCGCCGAGGAGACCGGCATCACCGACGTCGCCCTCGGCCCGGTGCTGTGGCGGCGGGTGTGCTCCTTCCCGTTCGCCGGCCGCCGCTGGGACCAGGACGAGTGGTACTACCTGGCCCGTACGACGCAGACGGCCACCGCCGCGCAGGCGCTGACGGAGCTGGAGCGGCGCAGTGTCGCCGGAGCGCGCTGGTGGACGTGCCAGGAACTGACCCGGGCACATGAGACGGTGTATCCGACCAGACTCGCCGAGCTGCTGCGCACGCTGCTCGACGAAGGTCCCCCGGCCAGTCCTGTGACCCTCGATACGGAAATCGCCTGA
- the lepB gene encoding signal peptidase I, whose protein sequence is MGDVAVGARSGHDGEEHRGHPVDENAPLPDGAMTSGNDAAGDEGAPRDGQRPSARSAGESADGPKKPRSFWKELPILVVIALVLALLIKTFLVQAFSIPSASMQNTLQVGDRVLVDKLTPWFGSKPERGEVVVFHDPDDWLAGEPAPHPNAAQKVLSWIGLMPSADEKDLIKRVIGVGGDTVECKGTGPLLVNGHALNEQSYVYAGNTPCTDDDLGGQFKVTVPKGYIWVMGDHRQNSRDSRYNQSDKHHGMVPVKDVVGRAIVKAWPINHWGTLPVPDTFDQPGINQQQYATPAALTVAPQGVAVATVLPVVVWRRRKATKAKRG, encoded by the coding sequence GTGGGGGATGTGGCGGTTGGCGCACGGTCGGGGCACGACGGCGAAGAGCACCGCGGGCACCCCGTGGACGAGAACGCCCCCCTGCCGGACGGTGCCATGACCTCAGGGAATGACGCAGCGGGCGACGAGGGCGCGCCGCGGGACGGACAGCGGCCGAGCGCCAGGAGCGCGGGCGAGTCGGCCGACGGGCCGAAGAAGCCCCGCTCCTTCTGGAAGGAGCTGCCGATCCTCGTCGTGATCGCGCTGGTGCTGGCGCTGCTGATCAAGACGTTCCTGGTGCAGGCGTTCTCGATCCCGTCGGCCTCGATGCAGAACACCCTTCAGGTGGGTGACCGCGTCCTGGTGGACAAGCTCACCCCGTGGTTCGGCTCGAAGCCGGAGCGCGGCGAGGTCGTGGTCTTCCACGACCCGGACGACTGGCTGGCGGGCGAGCCGGCGCCGCACCCGAACGCCGCGCAGAAGGTCCTCAGCTGGATCGGCCTGATGCCGTCCGCGGACGAGAAGGACCTCATCAAGCGCGTGATCGGTGTCGGCGGCGACACGGTCGAGTGCAAGGGCACCGGCCCGCTGCTGGTCAACGGCCACGCCCTGAACGAGCAGTCGTACGTGTACGCCGGCAACACGCCCTGCACGGACGACGACCTGGGCGGCCAGTTCAAGGTGACGGTCCCCAAGGGCTACATCTGGGTGATGGGCGACCACCGGCAGAACTCCCGGGACTCGCGCTACAACCAGTCGGACAAGCACCACGGCATGGTTCCGGTCAAGGACGTCGTGGGCCGTGCGATCGTCAAGGCCTGGCCGATCAACCACTGGGGCACCCTGCCCGTCCCCGACACCTTCGACCAGCCCGGCATCAACCAGCAGCAGTACGCGACCCCGGCCGCCCTGACGGTGGCCCCGCAGGGCGTGGCCGTCGCGACGGTGCTGCCGGTGGTGGTGTGGCGGCGGCGCAAGGCGACCAAGGCCAAGCGCGGCTGA
- a CDS encoding YraN family protein yields the protein MNAREALGRYGEDLAARRLAEAGMTILERNWRCGRSGEIDIVARDGNTLVVCEVKTRRGGGYQHPMAAVTPEKAARLRALAEHWIHAHGGAPPGGVRVDLIGVLLPHRGAPTVEHARGVA from the coding sequence ATGAACGCACGAGAGGCACTGGGCAGGTACGGCGAGGACCTGGCCGCCCGGCGGCTCGCCGAGGCCGGGATGACGATCCTGGAGCGCAACTGGCGCTGCGGCAGGTCCGGCGAGATCGACATCGTGGCCCGCGACGGGAACACGCTGGTCGTCTGCGAGGTGAAGACCCGCAGGGGCGGTGGCTACCAACACCCGATGGCCGCCGTGACCCCCGAGAAGGCGGCCAGGCTGCGGGCACTGGCCGAGCACTGGATCCACGCCCACGGAGGCGCTCCGCCGGGCGGCGTCCGCGTCGACCTGATCGGCGTCCTGCTGCCCCACCGGGGCGCCCCGACCGTCGAACACGCGCGGGGGGTGGCCTGA
- the rimM gene encoding ribosome maturation factor RimM (Essential for efficient processing of 16S rRNA), translating into MQLVVARIGRAHGIKGEVTVEVRTDEPELRLAPGAVLATDPASAGPLTIETGRVHSGRLLLRFEGVTDRNAAEALRNTLLIADVDPEELPEGEDEYYDHQLIDLDVVTEDGEEVGRITEISHLPSQDLFIVERPDGTEVMIPFVEEIVTDIDLAEQKAVIAPPPGLIDDRAEIASAREDSE; encoded by the coding sequence GTGCAGCTGGTAGTCGCACGGATCGGCCGTGCCCATGGCATCAAGGGCGAGGTCACCGTCGAGGTACGCACCGACGAGCCGGAACTCCGGCTCGCGCCCGGCGCCGTACTCGCCACGGACCCCGCCTCCGCGGGACCGCTGACCATCGAGACGGGACGCGTCCACAGCGGCCGCCTCCTGCTGCGCTTCGAGGGCGTCACCGACCGCAACGCGGCCGAGGCCCTGCGCAACACCCTCCTGATCGCCGACGTCGATCCCGAGGAGCTTCCCGAGGGCGAGGACGAGTACTACGACCACCAGCTCATCGACCTCGACGTGGTCACCGAGGACGGCGAGGAGGTCGGCCGCATCACCGAGATCTCGCACCTGCCCTCCCAGGACCTGTTCATCGTGGAGCGGCCGGACGGCACCGAGGTCATGATCCCCTTCGTCGAGGAGATCGTCACCGACATCGACCTGGCGGAGCAGAAGGCGGTCATCGCCCCGCCGCCGGGCCTGATCGACGACCGCGCCGAGATCGCGTCCGCGAGGGAAGACAGCGAATGA